Part of the Actinomycetota bacterium genome is shown below.
GCAGGCCCTGCTCCGCCTGCCCACGACCCTCGGCCGCCCGGCCGTGGCGTGGCCCGACGAGGTCCGGGACCTGGTCCCCGGGCCGGTGCTGTACTGGTCCGCCACCGCGATGGCGGTCGCCGCCGTGGCCGCCCTGGCCGCGGTTGCCTACCACCTGCTGCGGGGCCAGCGGGCGGGTACCGAGCGCCGGCGCCGCCTCGGGGTGGACACCCGGGCTCACCTGGCCCGGCCCCACGAGATCGCGCCACTGGTCGTGCCCGGGCCCTGCCCGGGGAGGCTGGTCCTCGGGCGCGTCGGGCACCGGCTCGTCGCCACCGAGCGCCGTGACCGCCGGCGGACGCGCCGCTGGGGCCGTCGCGGCCGTCGCCGGGGCGACCGCTCGGCAGTAGCCGTGATCGGGCCCACCCGGTGCGGTAAGACGGCCAACGTCATCTCGGGGGTCCTCGAGTGGGAAGGCCCGGCCATCCTCTCCAGCGTCAAGGACGACCTGCTCGAGGCCACCATCGCCCGCCGCCGCCGGCTCGGTGAGGTCAAGGTCTTCGACCCGACCGGGACGACGGGTGAGCCATGCGCCCAATGGACGCCGCTGAGGGCGTGCACGACGCCCACCGGCGCCCAGAAGGCGGCGAGGATGCTGGCCGACTCCCAGCGGGGGGCCACCCGGGAGGACGCGTCGTTCGCCTTCTTCGCCGACCTCGCCTCCCAGGTGCTGTGGGCCCTGTTCTACACGGCGGCCGTCTCCGGCCACACGATGAGCGACGTCCTGCGCTGGGTGCTGACCACCGACCGTCCCACCCCCAAGGACCGGGGCCAGGTCGCAGGCCTGCTCGACGTCGAGCTGGCCTCTGACGACCGTCGTCGGCGCCGGTTCGCCGGCGACGCCCTGCGTGCCCTCACCGGCACGTGGGAGAAGGACCCCCGCACCACTTCCAACATCTACGTCACCGCCCAGAGGATGCTCGGCGTCTGGCAGGACCCCAACGTCCTCGACAACGCCCAGCGGTGCG
Proteins encoded:
- a CDS encoding type IV secretory system conjugative DNA transfer family protein; this encodes MNPQGRGGPAGGGTLVDDLVMWVLAALAAAGGATWGGAQLATLVGSGRPLPVGVGSAMQALLRLPTTLGRPAVAWPDEVRDLVPGPVLYWSATAMAVAAVAALAAVAYHLLRGQRAGTERRRRLGVDTRAHLARPHEIAPLVVPGPCPGRLVLGRVGHRLVATERRDRRRTRRWGRRGRRRGDRSAVAVIGPTRCGKTANVISGVLEWEGPAILSSVKDDLLEATIARRRRLGEVKVFDPTGTTGEPCAQWTPLRACTTPTGAQKAARMLADSQRGATREDASFAFFADLASQVLWALFYTAAVSGHTMSDVLRWVLTTDRPTPKDRGQVAGLLDVELASDDRRRRRFAGDALRALTGTWEKDPRTTSNIYVTAQRMLGVWQDPNVLDNAQRCEIDLEWLLSGDNTLYVCAPVNEQDRLSVVFGALLSDLIAQQVYEWGARHDGPMPDLLAVLDEAANTPTRWLPAVASTCSGLGLLLVTIWQSKAQIDDAYGTLADSVLTNHGSKVIFSGLSDPSTLEYVSRLLGDEEVRQHGLSFDLAGGARSISESTTRERLLPGDVLRQAEPDNALLIHGTLPPAHLRARPYYANRRLRALAGLGRQPGRAGTRDGTAPAPTDGGTAA